One Clostridia bacterium genomic region harbors:
- a CDS encoding stage 0 sporulation family protein, producing the protein MPDIVGVRFKSACKVYYFSPEGIEFNVGDNVIVETIRGIEFGFVAIANKEVADDEIKGQLKPIIRKATEKDLAHQQDNLAKRERAMQLAQEKIDKHKLGMNLTGCEYTFDDAKIILYYTADGRVDFRELVKDLASVFHIRVELRQIGKRDECKQVGGLGPCGRPCCCATHLTDFDDKVSIHMAKTQGLSLNPGKISGLCGLLMCCLRFENDHYEETSRFMPAINSIITTPQGKARVVSVDLLRRKVKAEITSGDQSEYHDYDLEEIKASKVIAEAIDDSVEPDLKNIID; encoded by the coding sequence ATGCCAGATATAGTAGGCGTAAGATTTAAAAGCGCGTGCAAAGTTTATTACTTTTCACCCGAAGGCATAGAATTTAATGTAGGCGATAACGTTATTGTCGAAACAATTAGAGGCATAGAATTTGGTTTTGTAGCTATTGCTAATAAAGAAGTTGCCGACGACGAGATTAAAGGGCAACTCAAACCAATTATTAGAAAAGCTACCGAAAAAGATTTAGCCCACCAGCAAGATAATCTTGCAAAAAGAGAGCGAGCTATGCAACTTGCCCAAGAAAAAATTGACAAGCACAAGCTCGGTATGAACTTAACCGGTTGCGAATACACCTTTGACGACGCTAAAATTATTCTTTATTACACCGCCGACGGTAGGGTAGATTTTAGGGAGCTTGTCAAAGATTTAGCTAGCGTATTTCATATAAGGGTTGAACTTAGACAAATAGGCAAGCGTGACGAGTGTAAACAAGTAGGCGGACTTGGCCCTTGCGGTCGTCCTTGTTGTTGCGCTACTCATTTAACTGACTTTGACGATAAAGTAAGTATTCACATGGCAAAAACGCAAGGCTTATCTTTAAATCCCGGTAAAATTAGCGGTTTATGCGGTCTTTTAATGTGTTGTTTAAGATTTGAGAATGACCATTACGAAGAAACAAGCCGTTTTATGCCGGCAATAAATAGCATTATTACTACTCCGCAAGGCAAGGCAAGAGTGGTTTCTGTCGACCTACTTAGACGTAAAGTCAAGGCGGAGATTACTTCGGGCGACCAAAGCGAATACCACGATTATGACCTAGAAGAAATTAAAGCTTCTAAGGTGATAGCCGAAGCTATCGACGACAGCGTAGAACCCGACTTAAAGAATATTATTGACTAA
- a CDS encoding type III pantothenate kinase, translating into MILTLDVGNTNIKLGLFTGDELVGSWKIGTDVRRTSDETIAIIKQLFRSNDIDEHKITGGIMSSVIPQLNYSLFHAIEYYFGFKLITVSAGIKTGLNIKYESPKELGSDRIVNCVAALKKYGAPFILVDFGTATTYNAVNSKKEFVGGCITAGIKTTLEALCSHTAQLPRVELVVTPNVIENTTRKAIQSGIIYGAIGQTKFLLEEIKKELNAKDAKIIFTGGLSQLVTDKFNLHDYVDRELSLEGLNILYKLNTPCEK; encoded by the coding sequence ATGATACTAACCTTAGACGTAGGCAACACTAATATTAAGTTGGGGCTATTTACGGGAGACGAACTTGTCGGCAGTTGGAAGATAGGCACAGACGTAAGGCGTACTTCGGACGAAACAATAGCTATAATCAAACAACTCTTCCGCAGTAACGATATTGACGAACACAAAATTACAGGGGGAATAATGTCCTCGGTAATACCTCAACTTAACTATTCGCTTTTTCACGCTATCGAATATTATTTTGGTTTTAAATTAATTACTGTTTCGGCAGGCATAAAAACCGGACTTAATATTAAATACGAATCGCCTAAGGAGCTAGGTAGCGACCGAATCGTAAATTGCGTAGCCGCCTTAAAAAAATATGGCGCTCCCTTTATTCTAGTAGATTTTGGTACGGCTACGACTTATAACGCCGTAAACAGCAAGAAGGAATTTGTCGGCGGTTGTATCACGGCGGGAATAAAAACTACGCTTGAAGCTCTATGTTCTCATACGGCTCAGCTTCCAAGGGTAGAACTTGTAGTTACCCCTAACGTAATCGAGAATACAACCAGAAAGGCAATTCAATCGGGTATTATTTACGGCGCAATCGGGCAAACTAAGTTTTTGCTTGAAGAAATTAAGAAAGAATTAAACGCAAAGGACGCTAAAATTATCTTTACCGGCGGACTATCTCAACTTGTAACCGATAAATTTAATTTACACGACTATGTTGACCGTGAATTGTCGCTTGAAGGACTAAATATTTTGTATAAATTAAATACGCCATGCGAGAAATAG
- a CDS encoding folate family ECF transporter S component — protein MLTAKKLSITAIFVALDVLANIFSIPIMGSNYISFTYLVCFAAAFYLGLTPALIVGALGDLIGCLIVPKGAFNPVIFMSSVLIAVIPALIFKIKGVNKYVKLVIALVICTVLVTAFLNTYALWLMYSKGKTFFVYLWARLPFQLLNTAVNGLLMFILMRIGIIDKLIQKYEINAKVGDSNVVVEDTNEKLDN, from the coding sequence ATGTTAACGGCTAAAAAGCTGAGTATCACGGCTATATTTGTGGCTCTTGACGTGCTTGCAAATATTTTTTCTATTCCTATTATGGGTAGCAATTACATTTCTTTTACATATTTAGTGTGTTTTGCCGCCGCTTTTTATTTAGGGCTTACCCCTGCTTTAATCGTAGGGGCGTTAGGCGACCTTATAGGCTGTTTAATTGTGCCAAAAGGGGCGTTTAACCCAGTTATTTTTATGTCCAGCGTGTTAATTGCGGTTATTCCCGCCTTAATATTTAAGATTAAAGGCGTAAATAAGTATGTTAAGTTAGTAATAGCTCTTGTTATTTGCACAGTCTTAGTTACGGCATTTTTAAATACCTATGCGTTATGGTTGATGTATAGCAAAGGCAAGACTTTCTTTGTCTATTTGTGGGCAAGACTTCCTTTTCAATTACTTAACACCGCTGTAAACGGGCTACTAATGTTTATACTTATGCGAATAGGAATAATTGATAAATTGATACAAAAATATGAAATAAATGCAAAAGTGGGCGACTCAAACGTAGTAGTTGAAGATACAAACGAAAAATTAGATAATTAA
- a CDS encoding coenzyme F420-0:L-glutamate ligase — MKTVGTISIGVKAPIIKRGDDLVKIVTSSVLQAEQELALPLLDNDIVAVTEAVVARSQNNYATIDQIASDIASKTNGGVVGLLNPILSRNRFSLILKAISKACQKVIIQLTYPCDEVGNPLFANSQEVLVNSNVNPYFDSFTYEQFVDTFGKPCHPFTKVDYLEYYKSICPNCEIILSNRSDNLLKYTNTIIVAEIHSRQHTKKRLQSLGAKVICLDEILTSSVDGSGFNSQFGLLGSNLATQTSIKLFPNNAQLFVDQLASSLKTATNKNIQVMVYGDGAFKDPVGGIWELADPVTSPAYTSNLCGNPNELKLKYLADTTLKDYSGQEAVERMQDIIKNKSKENDAFNTQGTTPRRYIDLLASLADLTSGSGDKGTPIILIKNYFNNYADK, encoded by the coding sequence ATGAAAACAGTCGGGACAATTAGCATAGGCGTTAAAGCGCCAATAATCAAGCGTGGCGACGATTTAGTAAAGATAGTAACAAGTAGCGTACTGCAAGCCGAGCAAGAACTCGCCTTGCCCTTACTTGATAACGACATAGTCGCCGTAACCGAAGCGGTAGTCGCTCGTTCGCAAAACAACTACGCAACAATCGACCAAATTGCAAGCGATATAGCTAGCAAAACCAACGGCGGAGTCGTAGGACTACTTAACCCCATACTTTCAAGAAATCGTTTTTCTCTAATTCTTAAAGCAATTTCAAAAGCGTGTCAAAAAGTTATTATTCAGCTCACCTATCCTTGCGACGAAGTCGGCAATCCTTTGTTTGCAAATTCGCAAGAAGTTCTTGTAAATTCTAACGTCAACCCTTATTTTGATAGTTTTACCTACGAACAATTCGTAGATACTTTCGGCAAACCTTGCCACCCTTTTACCAAAGTCGACTATTTAGAGTATTATAAGTCGATTTGCCCTAATTGCGAAATTATTCTTAGCAACCGTAGCGATAACTTGCTTAAATATACAAACACTATTATAGTAGCCGAAATTCACTCTCGGCAACACACCAAAAAGCGCTTGCAAAGCTTGGGCGCTAAGGTTATTTGTCTTGACGAAATATTGACTTCTAGCGTAGACGGTAGCGGATTTAACAGTCAATTTGGCTTGCTTGGCAGTAATCTTGCAACCCAAACAAGCATAAAACTTTTTCCTAACAACGCGCAATTATTTGTCGACCAACTAGCTAGTTCGCTTAAAACTGCAACAAACAAAAATATTCAAGTAATGGTTTACGGCGACGGAGCTTTTAAAGACCCTGTCGGCGGTATTTGGGAATTAGCAGACCCAGTAACTAGCCCTGCATACACAAGTAACCTTTGCGGTAACCCTAACGAGCTAAAATTAAAGTATCTTGCCGACACTACGCTTAAAGATTATTCGGGGCAAGAAGCAGTTGAACGCATGCAAGATATTATTAAGAATAAGAGTAAAGAAAACGACGCCTTTAATACACAGGGTACGACACCTCGTAGGTATATCGATTTGCTTGCAAGTTTAGCCGATTTAACTAGCGGTAGCGGTGACAAGGGTACGCCCATAATACTTATTAAAAATTACTTCAACAACTATGCGGATAAATAA
- the tmk gene encoding dTMP kinase, with protein sequence MNKFITIEGCEGVGKTMQTKMLKQYCEQNNLNILFTREPGGSRVAEKIRQIILDANNAEICDLCEAFLYASSRAQHLNEIIVPALNQGKTVICDRFVDSSYAYQGIARGLGLEKVRLLNSIAIGEYMPQYTIFLDLAPELAFARKGGVDKRDRIEVQNAEFHKKVYSAYHELIRQEPSRFIVINASGTREETQEKIKYALKVRGIL encoded by the coding sequence ATGAATAAATTTATCACGATAGAAGGTTGCGAAGGCGTAGGCAAAACTATGCAAACCAAAATGCTTAAACAATATTGCGAGCAAAACAATTTAAATATCTTGTTTACACGTGAGCCGGGCGGTTCAAGGGTCGCAGAGAAAATTCGCCAAATTATACTTGACGCAAATAACGCCGAGATTTGCGATTTGTGCGAGGCTTTTCTCTACGCTTCGTCACGAGCCCAACATCTTAATGAAATAATCGTTCCTGCCCTAAATCAAGGCAAAACTGTAATTTGCGATAGGTTTGTAGATAGCTCCTACGCTTATCAAGGCATAGCACGAGGACTAGGACTAGAAAAAGTTCGTCTTTTAAATAGCATAGCCATAGGCGAATATATGCCTCAATACACAATCTTTCTTGACCTTGCTCCCGAACTTGCCTTCGCAAGAAAAGGCGGAGTTGACAAAAGAGATAGGATAGAGGTGCAAAACGCTGAGTTTCACAAAAAAGTATATTCGGCTTACCACGAATTGATTAGACAAGAACCGTCTAGGTTTATAGTAATCAACGCTTCTGGCACAAGAGAAGAAACGCAAGAAAAAATTAAATACGCTCTAAAAGTTAGAGGAATCTTATAA
- the uvrA gene encoding excinuclease ABC subunit UvrA, producing the protein MKDIIIKNARENNLKGIDVVIPREKLVVFSGISGSGKSSLAFDTIFAEGQRRYVESLSAYARQFLGQMNKPDVEYIEGLSPSISIDQKTTNNNPRSTVGTVTEIYDYLRLLYARIGTSYCYKCGREIVKQSVDSICDKIISNPENSKLQILAPVVRARKGEFNKLFDQFRKAGFARVKVDGILTNLDQTIDLEKNTRHTISVIVDRLINKPDIVKRLTDSLEIALKLADGLVVCDCEGVETLYSSKYTCPDCEDVSIEELEPRMFSFNSPFGACPNCTGLGVLAEFDLDLVIPDRSLTLNNGAIKLIGFSMDGGTWMHNYLNSLAEKFEFSCDTPLDKLPKDKLDIILYGSSQPFAVYTKNGDYAYKASRWEGLLPMLKRRYTETTSDFAKQEYEKYMVQTPCPVCQGKRLKKQVLSILVGGKNIYDLCQLSIVDTLNFFNNLELDQTKSVIAKMVLKEIKTRLKFLIDVGLGYLTLARSSGSLSGGEAQRIRLATQIGSGLVGVLYILDEPSIGLHQRDNRKLIDALCKLRDLGNTLIVVEHDEETIMSADYVIDIGVGAGVHGGEVVAVGTPQQIMACPQSVTGQYLSGKLKIDIPSQRRQPKGYLTIVGATKNNLANIDVNIPLGCFVAITGVSGSGKSSLINQTLMPYLSHKLNRARAVSVECKEIKGCEQLDKIINIDQSPIGRTPRSNPATYTSLFTQIRELFAQTPSAKERGYKAGRFSFNVPGGRCENCSGDGIKKIEMNFLADVFVPCEVCKGKRYNRETLEVRYKGKNIYEVLDLTVDEALEFFDAIFSIRNKLNTLSQVGLGYIKLGQSATTLSGGEAQRVKLASELARRSTGKTLYLLDEPTTGLHSADVNKLIYILTKLVEGGNTVIVIEHNLDMIKVADYCIDLGPEGGNEGGRIIAVGTPEQLSLQPNSYTGQYLKKLFDKDINNQ; encoded by the coding sequence ATGAAAGATATAATTATCAAAAATGCAAGAGAAAATAATTTAAAAGGCATAGACGTAGTTATTCCTCGTGAAAAATTAGTAGTATTTAGCGGTATTTCAGGTAGCGGAAAGTCTAGCCTTGCTTTTGATACAATTTTTGCCGAAGGACAGCGTCGGTATGTCGAGAGTTTGTCAGCATACGCTAGGCAATTTTTAGGGCAAATGAACAAGCCCGACGTAGAATATATCGAGGGTTTGTCGCCCTCAATCTCAATAGACCAGAAGACAACTAATAACAATCCACGCAGTACCGTTGGTACGGTAACCGAGATATACGACTATCTAAGATTGCTTTATGCAAGGATAGGCACTTCTTATTGCTACAAATGCGGTAGAGAAATTGTAAAACAAAGCGTTGACAGTATTTGCGACAAAATAATTAGTAACCCCGAAAATAGTAAACTTCAAATTTTAGCTCCCGTAGTCCGGGCAAGAAAAGGCGAATTTAACAAACTTTTCGACCAATTTAGAAAGGCAGGTTTTGCAAGGGTAAAAGTCGACGGAATTTTAACCAATCTTGACCAAACAATAGACCTAGAAAAGAATACTCGTCACACTATAAGCGTGATTGTGGATAGGTTGATTAATAAGCCCGACATAGTCAAACGCTTGACCGATAGCTTAGAGATTGCCTTAAAACTTGCCGACGGGCTAGTCGTATGCGATTGCGAAGGCGTAGAAACCTTATATTCTTCTAAATATACTTGTCCCGATTGCGAAGACGTAAGCATAGAAGAGCTTGAACCTAGAATGTTTTCCTTCAACTCTCCTTTTGGCGCTTGTCCTAATTGTACGGGGTTAGGCGTTCTTGCCGAATTTGACCTAGATTTAGTCATACCCGACCGCAGTTTAACGCTCAACAACGGCGCAATTAAGCTTATTGGGTTTAGTATGGACGGCGGAACGTGGATGCACAACTATCTTAATTCGCTTGCCGAAAAATTTGAGTTTTCTTGCGATACTCCGCTTGATAAGTTACCCAAAGACAAACTTGACATTATTCTTTATGGCAGTAGTCAACCTTTTGCCGTATACACAAAAAACGGCGATTACGCCTATAAAGCTAGCCGTTGGGAAGGGTTGCTGCCTATGCTTAAACGTAGATATACCGAAACTACAAGTGACTTTGCCAAACAGGAATATGAAAAATATATGGTTCAAACGCCTTGTCCAGTCTGTCAAGGCAAACGACTTAAAAAACAAGTTCTATCTATCCTTGTAGGCGGAAAGAATATTTATGACTTGTGTCAACTAAGCATAGTGGATACGTTAAACTTTTTTAACAACCTCGAACTTGACCAAACTAAGAGCGTTATTGCTAAAATGGTGCTTAAAGAAATTAAAACCAGATTAAAGTTTTTAATCGATGTCGGGTTAGGCTATCTTACGCTTGCTCGTAGTTCGGGCAGTCTTTCGGGCGGAGAAGCGCAAAGAATTAGACTTGCAACCCAAATAGGTAGCGGTCTAGTGGGCGTGCTTTATATATTAGACGAACCTTCGATAGGTCTACATCAACGTGATAATCGCAAACTTATTGACGCTCTTTGCAAGCTTAGAGATTTAGGCAATACTTTAATTGTGGTAGAACACGACGAAGAAACAATTATGTCGGCAGACTATGTCATAGATATTGGCGTAGGCGCAGGCGTTCACGGCGGAGAGGTCGTTGCGGTAGGTACTCCGCAACAAATTATGGCTTGCCCGCAAAGCGTTACCGGTCAATATTTATCGGGTAAATTAAAAATTGACATTCCTTCTCAAAGAAGACAACCCAAGGGCTACTTAACTATTGTTGGCGCTACCAAAAATAATCTTGCAAATATCGACGTAAATATTCCTCTTGGTTGTTTTGTAGCAATTACCGGCGTTTCGGGTAGCGGTAAGAGTAGCTTAATCAACCAAACATTAATGCCGTATTTGTCGCACAAATTAAACAGAGCTAGGGCTGTTTCGGTCGAGTGCAAAGAGATTAAGGGTTGCGAACAACTTGACAAAATAATTAACATTGACCAGTCGCCAATAGGGCGTACTCCTAGGTCAAACCCTGCGACTTATACAAGTTTATTTACTCAAATTAGAGAGTTATTTGCGCAAACCCCCTCTGCAAAAGAGCGAGGCTATAAGGCTGGACGGTTTTCCTTTAACGTTCCCGGCGGTCGCTGTGAGAATTGCTCGGGCGACGGTATAAAAAAGATTGAGATGAACTTTCTTGCCGACGTTTTTGTACCCTGCGAAGTGTGCAAGGGGAAGCGATACAACCGAGAAACGCTCGAAGTTAGATACAAGGGCAAAAATATCTATGAAGTTCTTGATTTAACCGTAGACGAGGCGTTAGAATTTTTTGACGCTATTTTCTCGATTAGAAATAAACTAAATACTCTTAGCCAAGTTGGGTTAGGCTATATTAAGCTAGGGCAATCGGCGACTACTCTTTCGGGCGGAGAAGCGCAAAGGGTTAAATTAGCAAGCGAATTAGCTCGCAGAAGCACAGGAAAAACGCTATATTTGCTTGACGAACCTACAACCGGACTGCATAGCGCCGACGTTAACAAATTAATTTACATCTTAACCAAGCTTGTCGAGGGCGGTAACACCGTAATTGTAATCGAACACAACCTAGATATGATTAAAGTCGCCGATTACTGTATTGATTTAGGGCCAGAGGGTGGCAACGAGGGCGGTAGAATAATTGCCGTCGGCACGCCCGAACAACTTAGCCTGCAACCAAATAGTTATACCGGTCAATATTTAAAGAAATTATTTGACAAAGATATAAATAATCAGTAA
- the uvrB gene encoding excinuclease ABC subunit UvrB produces the protein MREIEKRNFELRSAFSPCGDQPQAIEKLSQGIADGLRYQVLRGVTGSGKTFTVASVIAKANRPALVICHNKTLAAQLCNELREFFPNNRVEFFVSYYDYYMPESYMPNKDLYIEKEVDINDEIDMLRHSATCSLAERTDTIVVASVSCIYGLGAPEQYYKSALSLRPSQEFNREDMIKRLIELAYMRNDYEFARGVFRVRGDIIEVFPSSSMDKSIRIEFFGDIIERISQCNAVSGAKLAELNHVAIFPATHYTVSDKQEAIAQIRADLAIEVEELKQQGKLMEATRLVQRTNYDLEMLNELNTCSGIENYSRYFDGRKAGQPSYTLIDYFGDDFITIVDESHITLPQIRGMYNGDRARKENLVGYGFRMKSAYDNRPLTYDEFDKRIGQVIYMSATPNEYELSRADQLVEQIIRPTGLIDPPIEVVKTQGQIDHLIANIKKVVADKGRVLVTTLTKKMAESLSKYLGERGIAVKYMHSEIDTLERIQILSGLKNGDFDCLVGINLLREGLDLPQVELVAILDADKEGFLRSESALIQTIGRSARNVKGHVIMYADNITGSMRRAIDETNRRRAIQKDYNTKYGITPKTIVHNVENTISIRKVDINLTPIDIKLEIERVQAAMRLSAGQLDFERAIILREQLSKLQKRLEKKTK, from the coding sequence ATGCGAGAAATAGAAAAAAGAAATTTCGAATTGCGCTCGGCTTTTTCACCTTGCGGAGACCAACCGCAAGCCATCGAAAAGCTTTCGCAGGGAATAGCCGACGGACTGCGTTATCAGGTTTTAAGGGGCGTAACGGGTAGTGGCAAGACCTTTACCGTAGCTTCGGTAATCGCTAAGGCAAACCGTCCAGCTCTTGTTATATGCCATAACAAGACCCTTGCTGCGCAGTTATGCAACGAGTTAAGAGAGTTTTTCCCCAATAACAGAGTTGAATTTTTTGTTTCATACTACGACTACTATATGCCCGAGTCGTATATGCCTAACAAGGACTTATATATCGAAAAAGAAGTTGATATAAACGACGAAATAGATATGCTTAGACACTCCGCTACTTGTAGCCTAGCCGAACGCACAGATACTATCGTAGTAGCTAGCGTTTCTTGTATTTATGGTCTAGGCGCTCCCGAACAATACTACAAGTCGGCTCTGTCGCTTAGACCTAGCCAAGAATTTAATCGTGAAGATATGATTAAACGGCTTATCGAACTTGCGTATATGCGCAACGACTACGAATTTGCACGTGGCGTTTTTAGAGTAAGGGGAGATATCATTGAAGTTTTTCCTAGTTCGTCTATGGATAAGTCGATAAGAATTGAGTTTTTTGGCGATATAATTGAGAGAATTAGTCAATGCAATGCCGTAAGCGGAGCAAAACTTGCCGAATTAAATCACGTTGCAATTTTTCCCGCTACTCATTATACCGTGAGCGACAAACAAGAGGCTATCGCTCAAATAAGAGCTGACCTAGCAATCGAGGTAGAAGAACTTAAACAGCAAGGCAAGCTTATGGAAGCAACTAGGCTTGTTCAACGCACAAATTACGACTTAGAAATGCTCAACGAACTCAATACTTGTAGCGGTATTGAGAATTATTCTCGTTATTTTGACGGAAGAAAAGCAGGTCAGCCGTCATACACCTTAATAGATTATTTCGGCGACGACTTTATTACCATAGTCGACGAGAGCCATATCACCCTACCTCAAATTAGAGGTATGTATAATGGCGACCGAGCAAGAAAAGAAAATCTTGTAGGCTATGGTTTTAGAATGAAGAGCGCTTACGACAATAGACCGCTTACCTATGACGAATTCGACAAGAGAATAGGACAAGTTATCTATATGTCGGCAACTCCTAACGAATACGAGCTAAGCCGAGCCGACCAATTAGTCGAACAAATTATACGTCCAACCGGGCTAATCGACCCCCCGATTGAAGTCGTCAAGACACAAGGGCAAATCGACCACCTAATTGCAAATATTAAAAAGGTTGTCGCCGACAAAGGTCGTGTTCTTGTAACTACGCTTACTAAAAAAATGGCTGAGTCGCTTAGCAAATACTTAGGCGAACGGGGAATAGCCGTCAAATATATGCACAGTGAAATAGACACGTTGGAACGCATACAAATACTTAGCGGATTAAAAAATGGCGACTTTGACTGTCTTGTGGGCATAAATTTGCTTAGAGAAGGGCTAGACTTGCCACAAGTCGAGCTAGTAGCTATTTTAGACGCCGACAAAGAAGGTTTTTTGCGTAGCGAAAGCGCTTTAATACAAACTATCGGTAGGTCGGCAAGAAATGTAAAAGGTCACGTTATTATGTACGCCGACAATATCACCGGCAGTATGCGTAGAGCTATCGACGAGACAAATCGCAGAAGGGCAATTCAAAAAGATTATAATACTAAATATGGCATAACTCCAAAAACTATTGTGCATAATGTAGAGAATACTATAAGTATTAGAAAAGTCGACATTAATTTGACCCCGATTGATATTAAACTAGAAATCGAGCGAGTTCAAGCGGCTATGCGTTTATCGGCAGGACAGCTTGACTTTGAAAGAGCCATAATATTGAGAGAACAATTATCAAAATTACAAAAAAGGTTAGAGAAAAAGACTAAATGA
- a CDS encoding 2-oxo acid dehydrogenase subunit E2 produces MKRREAFRIKTVDPTFSLIMSIMPRRYDATNYSMIDIPCEGMDKFIAKKREETGEKYSYMHIIIASLVRTLAIRPHFNRFVMNARLYERYGVTVCFTIKQVLRDDAEEITIKHTFCGHETIQEIKNTLDHLIDSNLNQTSVSSTTKTARTVGGLPIWLSKMVVNFLRITDKNNCMPKKFLDISPFHTSFFITNLKSIKMSTIFHHCYDFGTTGLFVAMGKEKMEPVVNELNQVVPKKIIKLGFSCDERICDGHYSGGSFQVLKRNMLFPENLETEYHDQKVDAEIARQAKQKAIDQAIKLKQQAKQSKKQIKK; encoded by the coding sequence ATGAAAAGAAGAGAAGCTTTTAGAATTAAAACCGTAGACCCAACATTTTCTTTAATTATGAGTATAATGCCTCGCAGGTACGACGCTACAAATTACTCTATGATTGACATTCCTTGCGAAGGTATGGACAAATTTATAGCAAAAAAGCGTGAAGAAACCGGCGAAAAATATTCTTATATGCACATAATAATTGCTTCGTTAGTGCGTACGCTTGCTATTCGCCCTCATTTCAACCGTTTTGTAATGAACGCTAGACTTTACGAACGTTACGGCGTTACCGTTTGCTTTACAATTAAGCAAGTACTTAGGGACGACGCCGAAGAAATTACCATCAAGCACACCTTCTGCGGACACGAAACAATACAAGAAATTAAAAATACGCTTGACCATTTAATTGACTCTAATCTCAATCAAACTAGCGTCAGTAGTACGACAAAAACAGCTCGCACCGTAGGCGGACTACCTATTTGGCTATCCAAAATGGTAGTAAATTTCTTGCGCATTACCGATAAAAATAACTGTATGCCCAAAAAATTCTTAGATATATCGCCCTTCCACACAAGTTTTTTTATTACAAACCTTAAATCAATTAAAATGAGCACAATCTTTCACCATTGTTACGACTTCGGCACGACCGGACTATTTGTAGCTATGGGCAAAGAGAAAATGGAACCGGTTGTAAACGAATTAAATCAAGTAGTACCCAAAAAAATAATAAAATTAGGTTTTTCTTGTGACGAAAGAATATGCGACGGACACTATTCGGGCGGTTCTTTCCAAGTACTTAAACGCAATATGTTATTTCCGGAAAATCTTGAAACCGAGTATCACGACCAAAAAGTTGACGCCGAAATAGCTAGACAAGCTAAACAAAAAGCAATCGACCAAGCAATTAAACTTAAACAGCAAGCAAAGCAATCAAAAAAACAGATTAAGAAATAA
- a CDS encoding 4Fe-4S binding protein translates to MAHKITDACIACGSCQSVCPTEAIYEGDGKFEINPDLCVDCGTCAAQCPVGAIKEAE, encoded by the coding sequence ATGGCTCACAAAATTACAGATGCTTGCATAGCTTGTGGTTCTTGTCAATCTGTTTGTCCTACCGAGGCTATTTACGAAGGCGACGGCAAATTTGAGATTAACCCTGACCTGTGCGTTGACTGCGGTACTTGCGCAGCTCAATGTCCTGTTGGCGCAATAAAAGAAGCTGAATAA